TGAGTTCAGATCATCAAGTCTAGCTGTTTTCCTATCGGTGTCTTCAAACTCTTTGGTCTATTCTTCAGAGACAGGATCCAGGAGACCAATCAAAAAACTGAATACAGGAGCTTCATTCATCTTTACAGAATCTCAAAGCAGTGAGTTTTCCAGCTGGAGAAAAAAGAGTGCgacacattatttattattttgctgGGTGTGTGATGATGAACTTCTTCCCGCCCCCTTTGTACAATCTGATCTGTTACTTTTAGGCAatcatgtttctgttgttaaaTCCTAACAAAAGTTTTGCTGTCGTTGAATCTACTGTAACTGCCAAGGAGGTATGACTATAGCCCCGCCTCTCCTTCTCATTGGCTCAGGAAACAACCCTGCTGTCAATCTGATTGATAATCATTACCCTCTCACCCCTCCTTAATGCCGGTGAGACACAACACATGCACTACCTTCTGTTAAAGGGAAACTCTGTGAATGTTTGGGGTCATTCAAaggtcgccccctgctggttaaAGAGGGCAGGGGATCGTGTGGGCCTGCAGAGAAAACGAGCACGCTCACATTTGGAATCAGCAGATCTCATTCAGCGGCTGCTTCCTTCAGAGAGCTCATTCGGCCTtttgacttttctgttgttgaaagatcagaaagagttgtgcaattgttgaatttgttttaaccatagatgttctttttcttttattatcatttaatctttttatcatttcattcatatgTCATATAGTCGCTACGACTTTTGGTTTTTGGCTTTTATATTTCCTGTCAACCCTACACACACCCTGCGGTGCCTATGCACCTGTGAGGTCGGGATAAGTGTGCCATACTTTGAGCAAAACCACATACGAGCTCGTAGGTGTATAGCGTTTCTGCATATCTGCCTGGTTCACGGTCTTCAAGCTAAAACCACATCTGAACTTAGTATCACCTGTGTTACCTTGTAtgatttgacattaaaaccacATATAAACTTAGTATCACCTGTGTTACCTTGTAtgatttgacattaaaaccacatctgaacttagtatcacctgtgttaccttgtatgatttgacattaaaaccacATCTGAACTTGGTATCACCTGTGTTACCTTGTAtgatttgacattaaaaccacATATAAACTTGGTATCACCTGTGGATGTATCACGTTTCTGTGAATCTGCATTGTTGAGGTTTTACAGAATCTTGAAAAAAGAGACCGTCTGGCTATAAACACGTTGTGGAAAAGCTGATCGGGGTTCTTTTTGACTTTTCTAAAGGACTCCacatcactctgacttttgaatCCCATTTTGGGAcgatcttttaaaacctcaagtgtctacactctcgggtttagactttggtctttgtgtttgacttttactttttacatttttatatttttacttttattgttttgtatttgcatttggaatatggtttgaagtttttttttaataaaatttcggaaactttttgttttctcatttatgTTTTCATAAATGAGAAATGTAGCACAAGTCATCCGTCATCAtcaaaactgtttatttttgcacTCAGAACAATCCTGATCTCAGGGGGATGGCCGACTACGTCTCACTGCCAAAATCATAGATGAAAAATCTTGAAGTTATTTATATACGTTTCTCACTTTTTAATGCCATGTTCTTTTGAGTTTTGATAAGGTTAATGCAATGCTGAAACAGGCCACTAGAGGGCGCAACATCCGGCACCCTGAGGAGGCAAACCCTGCAGAATGAAACCTGCAGCAGAGCTGAAAtatttcctctctgtttgtcccATGGGACACTTTGCTCCGTGATGCCTTTGTGTtgctgatgaagaggaggtcaGTAGAAATTAGACAATGATTTCTGTTCCTTTTCATGTTTCTTCTAGTCGTGTATTTTAGTTCATTTTGGTTTGTAAGAAAACTCTTAACGACGGTCAGGAGCTGAGAAGAAgacatgaagaagaacagaatgAGACTCCAGCCACAGAGGTGATTACCGTGAGATCAGAGGATTAAACTTTAAtctgtgttgtgtctgtcagAAGAAAGTGACCTGCAGATGAACCCTGAGAGGAAACACTgactgatgtttgtgtttatctgagGATTCACTCCCACCGGATCTTATCTTACTGCTGGTTTAATAACTGTTACTAACTCCTGCATAAGAGAGGGGCGGGGCTTACATCCTGGTGATCCTATAGGCTGTCAGATGGACGGAGAAACATTTATAAAAGGACGCCTAAAGATGGATTCATGGACTCATGGATCCTGAAAGCGTTCTCAAACTGCAGCTCCTGTGGGACTCATCATTGCATTAAAGTAAGGAGCACACATTGAGTTTATATTCATACTGAATCAGGTTTTATTGGTAAGAGGTTTATAGGTGCACAGACGAACATGGTCACGGGTCAGAAGTGCAGGAACAACATCTCGTCTCAGCAGCTGAAGGAGTGAGAGACGTGGCGAGTGGAGGGACGGCTGACTGGCTGGAatgattcctcctcctctcttcttcttcttcttcttctactgcttCTTCTTGTAGTCCTCCAGGTGCGACAGGATCCAGCCGGAGGGACCCAGGATGGTCACAAACATGACTGTCAGAGCAATGGCCTGCTCCTGAgggacacaaagacagacgcttTGATTTTTATCACAAAGCAGCAAACATCCTGAATCAAATGCAGTGATTTCCAAAGAATTGAAGGAATAAATCGTCTTTTAGTGCTTCCACActggcagaaagaaaaagagagagagagagagagagagagagagagagaaaactctGAAACTGAAGTGTTCTCAGTCTGAGCATCATGTGATCactcaaacatctgaatgtttctctcttcactcagagtttctcctccagcctcctcgtatttattctgcagaaagtcagagtgatctgatgtgagaacacagcaggatataatcaggagaattcacctggagccagtgggaggggccagtgggagggggtggtaacctttattccctgtgattgctgcacgaccatagaccgtctgcacgccacctctaccatctccatgctctaatcaacctgctgctgcatgtttcctgttctccagtttgttcttctcctctctttagttcactttgagattctcttcaactacacattgatacaaacacacatattctcattaaatcatcgtatagaggactctgatGCTTTGTCCGCTACTTCCtgtttacgtcatgtcttacctaggagaccccccccccatgtcAATGTGGACACACACCTTTAGGATTTCCCACAGATTCACGCTGTACCAGGGCGGTGGAGCTGGCAGGGGGCGTAACCTTTTCTCTTCTAATTTAGAGGTTATATACTAATATTAggtttgtttaaatattaactGTGCttgatctcacacacacacacacacacactcacacacacacacacacacacacacacacacacacacacacacacacacacacacacacacacacacacactaatttaTTCAGtcataaagtgttttatatcaattcaaatcttaacattactgtgttgtcttttttatcctacgacaattttaaatattttcctcttatgtatttattttaatatcttgttgcttttatgtgtcgtattttattttattttatttttatatatatattttttttattcttattggtgtgcattagtctctcaatgattttataaactactttttgtcaacaacttttctgcactcttgttaagcactttgaactacaatttaatttgtctgaaaggtgctatataaataaagtttttatttttgggctttttgtgcttttaatggatagacaggacagtggattgagtcggaaatcagggagagagagtggggaatgacatgcgggaaagaagccacaggtgggaagcaaacccgggccgcccacttggaggaccacagcctccatacatggggcgcgcaccaaccactgcaccaccagcgcccctacataaataaagtttgattgattgatctgttttttttagaatgggtgtgtatgtgacttcctgtgcttctgcagccagcctctagtggacactcgaggtacTGCAGGATGCTGCTTGACACAAACAGACTCGTTCCACACATTCCCTGAGtacatttttctgtgtgaagTCCGGTGAGCATGTTTGTCTTCTCTGCACTTTTGATTAAGTCGAGTACCGACGTCGCACAGATTTGAAAGTAACAGAAACAGTCCTGATAGAGTCGTCTGTCTTTCCCACGccgtcctgcctcctgagatcgcccccccctcctctcatcgCAAATCTGAACAAGCAtgtcaggaagatttcagggaccGTCTGCCTGGAGTGCAAATGTGTATGAAAGGGAATATTTGTGTACTCAATGAGAAATGCCCTGTGCTGATAACAACACACAGCATCTTTATTATAGAGATGATTCGTCCACAACATTCACATTGAGAAGGATTCTGCACCTGTTGACTTCCTGACCACACCTGTAGCTGTCTGTTTAACTCAGGGAAAGTGAAACGTTCTGAACGTGACTGCTGTGAGTCTGAGCTCAAATGTTCTGAGGTATTAATAAGTTATTCTCTCATGAAGTGGGTCAAACACAGGCCGTGTGTGTTATTTATAGACTGaataataaagttattaatCCACCCTGTTTATTATCGTCTGTGTCGATGTAATGTTTCattataaatctgtgtgtgtgtgtgtgtgtgtgtgtgtgtgtgaccctgaTCAACATGAAGGTCGATCAACAGGACGCCATGCGTTCACCAAATGACGACGCattaaccctctctctctctctctctctctcacacacacacacacacacacacacacacacttcatagcCTATAAACCGAGGCCTTAGCTGTGCTAAACATTTAGTAAAATTAATGCAAATTCAGCTGGATGTATTTTCAGGGTACAGTCTGACTGTTGTGTGCgtgagctctgtgtgtctgtgtgtgtgtttgtgcgtgagtgtgtgtgtgtgtgtgtgtgtgtgtgtgtgtgtgtgtgtgtgtgcgtgcgtgagtgtgtgcgtACGTGTTAGAATAAGGCGGAATAATGGCGAGATGCTGACGCACTTTGCCCAAAGTGTTCAAAGTAAACCCGTTTTAGGGACGAGACGACGTTAAGCATTAAGTAAGAATATGAAAGATGAAAACACGGATGACGCAGCAGACTGTGAAGTTTGACGCAGTTAAAGAAAGTGagggtgcagcagcagctgaagcaggaggaggattaCGCACCGTCATGTGAGGCCACATGAGGACACGGAGAGGTAAGGGGGACATGTTTCCAGATAGGATGAAGATCTGCGGACTCCTGCAGGATGAGAGGACCCCCCCACATGAGGACAGCACAGTGCACACGGACTCACCCCTGCAGTAATGTTGTGTTTGGCGGGTTTGGACGCCACGTTGGCCACAGGGACCAGCTGAGTCCGGAGCGCGCTCCTCAGGAGCCTGGAGGCGGCGGGCAGAGACATAccgacggagagagagagagacaggcagcagGGGTAATGTTAATGATCCTCTACTGGCTGCACTGTACGGGGTTATGTACAGGACACGCGCAAAATGTGCATGCGTACGTGCGTGCGTAatggcgtgtgtgtgagtgtgtacgacagagggaagagggggggggggggggatcacgTTGACAGCCCTCAGGCAGCGTCGGAATTTAATTGGCCGTCTCACCTCCGGATATCTGACACCGTGACCGAAGAGCGCGGGTCCTGTCCTCATATCACCCCTCGTGCActcctgtaaacatgttattcTTGCACTGTGCACGAGCCGAACGGACGCACACGTTCCTGATTTCCAGAAACACATCTATCTTTAATGTTAGTTTGTATTTATTCCTCTTTAAAGTAACTGAATACATGaacatgattttaaaataaaacaaaacctgaAGATGTTTATAGACGAGTCAAAGTTTAATTCAttgttattgtttcatttaaacagcagcagagtttttatGGATGTCACACAAACTTTGAGTCGTCATGATACCAGGATTGTAAACTTCCAGTAGATGAGGTGTTGCCAtgtgcacaggtacaggacagaaCAGGTGCACTGGGATGGTTGAACTTTTCTCTTACAGTCAGCTCCAACATGTTGCAGATgaatttgcacaatttagacagtgtgacGGAGTTTACCTGCAGTTTTGTCATGGACTCATATTTCTCTACAAGAACCTTTCCAAGTATtaatcattaaaggagcagtatgtaactctgacccctagtgtttaaaacgggtactgcagtctaaattctaaacatcatagagcgctgtctctccccccccccctcctctctagagtggatgctcacacaggtcaccatgtggtggactctgaagcttcagtgtttatccagctctgcatgggtctgtaaacctttctgtgttctaacctctctccatttttcaaaagcatctccaatattgatcctagtttgagcacgtttctgctcgtggagcttattagaaacatgcagaggctttttaggtcgggtacaatcacttctatctgaaccacttctgaCCACCTGATAACTGTTCTCATATCTGGCACCACAGATCTGTCTCATTGTCTTGTTTTGGCCTTGGCGTCTGAATGTTTTTCTAGGTAAAAGCTGCTCAAAATCTATTTCCCCAAGAGGCATAAACAAAGTTAATTAGAAGGAAACTCTTGGAGGTCATTGCTCTCAGAGAACGACCTcggactccttctctcaggcaGGATccaaaggaaaatgtatttagGTGCAAAGGTCTTAAGATTCCTCCGAGTCAAACAGGTACAGATTTACACTCCTGCTCACAGAGAGTCTTCACCCATTGGTTAATGACAGTGAGAGAAAAGCAGGGAGTTAACAGAACTGTGACACTCATAACATCCCATCGCAAGTGTGATCATATTTACAACATATACACCTTTTTAACAAGACGACAACTGTTTCTCCATGGAGACTTTAAAGACAACATTATAGAAAACACGAGCGGCTCAATCAGTCCATGAGGTTCACCTGTGTGGAGTGTAGAAGGCCTCTCTTCTCAGCAGTTTGTTCACAATGTCTCCTCCCCCGGTCTGATAAGTTATTGTCCTcaccgcctcagctccagctctcagcctgtcgataggttgactgaaagagttaccatagtaacaggCGGTCTCATTTGTCCCTGTTGCAATAAAGATATCAACTAGCCCTTTGGTTGCTCTCTTTGCACTTTCACTGCACACCTCCTCGCACTAACCCATCGTGGTCTGAGCTCTTCACTGATTTCATTGcgatgttttgtattttttgttgtgtcgTCTGATTGTTGAACTTTTATTCTAATTCAGACAGAACGGCGATGTCgtccttgtgtttgttgtcttctgtgtgctcctgctgcaaatCAGGATTGTCATCCTTGTGGGACAGTAACGAGTCTGAATGACTCAAAGGTGTACCTGTATGAGTTTGAAGGTGTCTATTCAACTCTGGTCTCCGATAGAATCTTTTCCCACAGGTGCTGCAGGGGTAAGGccgctcacctgtgtgtgttctcatgtGGTTTCTCATTTCACTGCTACGTCTGAACGATCGGCCACATGTCCTGCAAGTAAACGGCTTTTCATTTGTATGGATTAAAATGTGACTGTTCAGGTGTGATATCTGACTGAATCTTCTCCCACAGGTGTTGCAGGTGTAAGGCTTCTCACCCGTGTGTGTTCTCATGTGGACCGTCAAGTCGTGGTTATCCCTGAACGATTTCCCGCATGTTTTGCAAGACAACGTTTTTTCCCCTGTGTGGacttgaaagtgtttttttaagactgaTAACTGACAGAAGCTTTTCCCACAGGTGCTGCATAAGAAAGGCCGCTcacctgtgtgttttctcatgtGGAATTTTAACGAGTGGCTTGAATAGAAATCTTTCCCACATGTTTTGCATAAAAATTGACTTTTTGATTTGCTAGTTGATTCCGAGTCTCCGAGCTCGCTGCCTTTGGGATCTTGATTCTCAGCATCCTGAGAGTTGTGAGAAAGGAGCTGGTGTTTATTTAGTAGTTGTTCTTCACTGTGGTCTCTCTCCTCATGAGTAAGAGTCATCATGGATGTGTCAGTCTCCTGCTTCAGTACGAGCTGCTCTCCCTCCTGACTGCTGCAGAgtccctcctgctcctctttaaCCTGTGGAGCCTCTGGATCCTCTTGGTCCGGACTGGAGTTCCTCTCCTGGGTACAGAGCTGCTGGTCAGGCAgaacctccttctcctcctccttacaCACAAATTGTTTTGGGAGATCTGGAGgaacatgaaacaaaaccaTTAAGATGTCATGGTATtaccagtggtgtagtgcacaGTATACCTCTCAATCAAAGTCTACACAGTATTCAGTAGTATGCTGTATCTATCCCTAGGAGGGCAGAGGGCCGCCCGccccactctgtctctaattggctggTACGCATTGTTGTCTTTGTCGGTTGGTTGGGTAAGAATATCAAGAGTAGACGGGTCACTCTTTCACTCCCTTTCCATCACCTTGTCTCCCTCATTATGTGAAAATGAATCACTCAAAGAAAACGGTGAAACACTGTTCAGAAAGTAAACCTTGTAGAGTCctggtttgtttaaaaaaagaaaataaaccaaaattCAAGACAACAGGTGAGCAGCGGAGGTGGGCAGAGGGACTCTAGCTGAATTTGTTGCCTCCAGCGTGCAcggctagaaaaaaaaaaaagacctgcaAACCACCTGCCTGCTCTGTTGGAAAGTAAACAGAAACAGGGAGGTGGACTTCCTGAGTCACCCTGCACAGGTGTGACAGGTGACTTGGCAGAGGCACATGAAGCAAAGCTAGTAAAGTAGTAACAGAGGCTGTTATAgctcacagactgtaaatgacATGTGTATAATGTTAGATATACAGTCtacagtttctgtgtgtgtgtgtgtgtaaacatccAGAAcagggaaaacattttaaagtgaagTCGCTTATTTGAATATGTTCAACATAACTGATGACTTGAATTGTAAAATCCAATGTGTCATGTAACCTGTTACAACAGAAGGTAATCTGAGTACACTCCTGCATTGCTCTGTAACACATCACCTCTAACACTGCTCAGGAATGAGGAGACGTAAAGGCATGAAGGTGTTTCAGTCTGAAGtctgtcaacattaaaaagaTCAGATCTGCTCCTCTTCTGAGCTTTATGTTGACTTCATAACAATCTCTACTCCTTTAAGTGGAGCAGCAGaagagtgtcagtgtgtaaaaacaaaaggctcATTTATTAGCTGAACTAAATCTGCAGGAGTTTTCCATGTCACTGATTACAACAGAGGCCGATTAGGACGGGACCCTTCAAACATTTAGGGACTAATTAAGAGTATACtcacttcttcaggcaccacttTGCATCACCAGACCATTAAAAATATTAACAACAGAATATGAAGAAGATACATTAGAGGGATTCAAATAGTTCAGTCGGAATTTGAGGTCACTGATGGcgtttatgttttattaaaggagaaaataacaaatatgCTAATGTCACGACTTAATGGTTAGGCTTagaaatcagtttttttaaatgttcccaCCACTCCGCTGCTTTAGTAACACCACTGGGAACAAAACTAATCAAACATCTCTgtatattcatttaaaataatgtagttAACTCCTCACGTGCTCTGTGTAAGATGATGTGAGGTTTCCAAACGATATCCAGCAGTCTGCGCTGACGATCGATCTCTTCCTCGTACTCCACGatagttcttttaaaaactacaaaaatgtctTCCGCAGCAGCCGTTAGTCGCTGGTTGATAAACTCTCTCAGACTCTCAGCTGAACACATTGTTGTGgttttattaaactttaaaaaaaagatgatctaGGACAACAGGAAAGTCTGAGAGGAGATGTAGCAGCGTTCAGATCTGGTGCTCTCGCTGTTTACTTCCGCTGTGTGTCACACTATAAAGTATCCTACCGACGGTGGAGGTGCGGCATCCTTTTGTTCCGCTTtctgtggatttattttgttcaaaacatgtttttattatcagaaaCAAGATGTAAAAAACGTCTCTTTATTAAAAAACTAGATTATATTGTACAGTGAGTTACTATGGTTACAGATAGACAGAAAGTGTGTTATTAAGGTTAGCCTACAGGGACAGTGAGTTacatagatactttattgataccGAGGGAAATTCTATAATTACTAAAGTTACAGGGACAgactgttaccatggtaacatgAACAGTGAGTTACTAAGGTTACAGGGACAGTGAGTTACTATGGTTACAGGGACTGTTACTATGGTAACCGGGACATGCTGTGTCTGTCTGGAATATGCTccaatgtgcttttttttgtccacaatgaaatgaatgaatgaaacctttattgcccctagggggaatttgccttgcacagagagctaaaaaacacaatacaagcAAAAAtgtacaggacagcacataagaacaaataaaaacacactaaagcatcacatgattcaatgagtgatttcagcaagttaaataaagtgcagagtgccgagttcgtcctgtataatcagttcttattaagcagctgaatactgcgcGGTACAAAGGATGCaatgcctcttttagtcctcatcctgggcattctgtacctgcgccctgaattcaagagttcatactctgaccaaagggggtgcagagggtctgctGTGATCTGAccggtctgtcaggaaagaaatgctgtaCATTTGATTCCCAGTTATCTCGCTGCCTAGTTTAACAACcttgtccagtttgttcttattttgtaaggacagtgctcctccccaacactgaatacaaaaggtcagcacactttcaataaaagtcttgtaaaataatttcagcatagtgctgtcaacattaaaatttcTTAGTTTCCTCAAAAAATAGAGGCGCTGTTGAGCCTTTGCATACCTTGCTTTGTGTTGGTGTTCCATGTCAGTTTGTTGTCAATTATTGTGCCAAGATACTTATACTCTGGTACAATATCACATTTTTGTGTCCTTCATCTTcacaggggagagagatgactgtcttctaaaatcaataataatttctttggttttgtatttaaaatcaatgagtTATCAGAGCACCAGTTGTAAAAGTTGTCTAgctcagctctgtgattggtctcaTCGTCATTTAAAAGACCTATCAGAgcaacatcatctgcatactTAATTCATTTACAGTTGTCATGATGACTTGTACAGTCATTGGTGtacaaagtaaacaacaaagGTGAGAGGACACACCCTTGTGGTACCCCAGTGTGAGTGCTGATTACTGAAGAGTTTTTCAACAAACTGCTGCCTTTCAGAAAGGACGTTATGAATCCACCTAATGAGGGTGTGGTTAACTCCCATACTACACAGCTTCACAGCCAATAGTTGTATCTGGACAGTGTTAAAGGCAGAAGAGAAATCAGCAAACAGTATACGCACATAAGATGATGGTGTTTATAAACTTGGTTAAGAAATGCAGCCGTTGCATCCTCAACACCGCTCTTTGCTCGATATGCAAATTGTAGAGGATCCATTTGACTGATTGTTTCAGACCTCAAGTGAGATAAAACGATGCgctcaaaacatttcatgacaaCTGAGGTCAGAGCAATGGGTCTAAAATCATTGAATTCAGAGGGGCTTGTCTTTTTTGGTAAAGGGataattttatgattttttttgattttgggATTAATTGTGAATTTAAGGGAGCTTGGAAAAGTTGTGTGAACACAGGACCTAACTGCTTACAGCATTTTTTAAGTGTATCACCGTCTAACCCATCTGGGCCGATGGATTTCCTCACATTAATCTTGGAAAAGGCAAACTGCACTTCCTCAGTTGTTATTTGAATAGGAGTGCCATGTTTTCTCCAGTCTGCCTCAGGCTCCAATGGGGATTGACTATCAGTCTCATATCGTGCGAAGAAGTTGTTCATGTCATTGGCAAATTCAGTTGTATATGAAGCATTATTCTGTTGGGAGTTCAAGCCAATCATTGTTTTAATTCCACGCCAAGCCTCCCTTCCTTTATTGTCTGTAAGTAGTTGCTCAACTCTAGTTTTGTATTCCCTTTTTGCTTCGTTAACTTTCATTTGTATATCTCTTTGTATTAGTTTCCCTTCATGTCTGTCATTTATTCTAAAagcttgttcttttttatctcaGCTGTAATCCAGGGTTTAGTGTTtgcatatgtttttgtttgtaggGATCACATTAAACTTCATTAAATTCAAACACTTCCCAGTCGGTACATTCAAAACAGCCTTGTAAAGCAAGTACACCGTCATCATCCCACACGTTCACAGATCTTGATTTTGGTTTTCCAGTTTTCAATTTTTGTCTATATGATGGTAGCAGAAACACAGTATCGTGGTCAGATGCACGTATTGGTGACTTCCTGGTTGCCTTGTAGCCTGCTTTAATATTGCCATAGCAGAGATCGATGGTTTTTGTTCCTCTAGTGTGGCACTTCACATGTTGCTGGTAATGTGGCAGCACTGATGTTAACGAAGAGCCATTAAAGTCACCCAATATCATTTTTGGTGCATCAGTAGATATTCCTTCCAGATTCTGAACATGCTGGTAAATTGTCTCACCGGCCGATTTATAGTTTGCATCTGGGGGGACATAAACCAATGTCACGAAAATCTGTCCAAATTCCCGTGGTCAGTACGTTGGCCTGAGTGAAACTGAGAGGAGCTCGATATCggctgtgtttactgtgtgccTCACGACGTAGTTTTTGCACCATTTGCTGTTTACGTACAAGCAGACGCCCCCTCCAATTGTCTTCCCCGTAGACTGTCCTCTCTGTCCACGCGTATCGGTGTTCGTTATCGACTGAAGCGTTCAGCCACGTCTCAGAAAAGCAGAGAAGACAACTGTCTCTGTACTCATACAGATGTTGCACAGAGGCATGAAGTTCGTCGATGTTGTTTCTCAGAGATCTCACATTGGATAAGATTATTGTTGGGAGCGGAGGTTTTGATCCCCTTGCCCGAATGCGACGCCGGATTCCCCCCCGTGCACCCCGGCTCCTAACG
This genomic interval from Labrus mixtus chromosome 4, fLabMix1.1, whole genome shotgun sequence contains the following:
- the LOC132972308 gene encoding cytochrome c oxidase subunit 8B, mitochondrial, with translation MSLPAASRLLRSALRTQLVPVANVASKPAKHNITAGEQAIALTVMFVTILGPSGWILSHLEDYKKKQ
- the LOC132972309 gene encoding oocyte zinc finger protein XlCOF20-like isoform X1, with translation MCSAESLREFINQRLTAAAEDIFVVFKRTIVEYEEEIDRQRRLLDIVWKPHIILHRAHLPKQFVCKEEEKEVLPDQQLCTQERNSSPDQEDPEAPQVKEEQEGLCSSQEGEQLVLKQETDTSMMTLTHEERDHSEEQLLNKHQLLSHNSQDAENQDPKGSELGDSESTSKSKSQFLCKTCGKDFYSSHSLKFHMRKHTGERPFLCSTCGKSFCQLSVLKKHFQVHTGEKTLSCKTCGKSFRDNHDLTVHMRTHTGEKPYTCNTCGRRFSQISHLNSHILIHTNEKPFTCRTCGRSFRRSSEMRNHMRTHTGERPYPCSTCGKRFYRRPELNRHLQTHTGTPLSHSDSLLSHKDDNPDLQQEHTEDNKHKDDIAVLSELE
- the LOC132972309 gene encoding zinc finger protein 180-like isoform X2, with protein sequence MCSAESLREFINQRLTAAAEDIFVVFKRTIVEYEEEIDRQRRLLDIVWKPHIILHRAHLPKQFVCKEEEKEVLPDQQLCTQERNSSPDQEDPEAPQVKEEQEGLCSSQEGEQLVLKQETDTSMMTLTHEERDHSEEQLLNKHQLLSHNSQDAENQDPKGSELGDSESTSKSKSQFLCKTCGKDFYSSHSLKFHMRKHTGERPFLCSTCGKSFCQLSVLKKHFQVHTGEKTLSCKTCGKSFRDNHDLTVHMRTHTGHVADRSDVAVK